One Proteinivorax tanatarense DNA segment encodes these proteins:
- a CDS encoding ABC transporter permease yields the protein MKNLYLAIILVILAILSLFVGVSEISFLDLFNLTEDQVTIMKVSRLPRLISIIVAGASMAISGLIMQQITRNKFVSPTTAATMDSARLGVLVSLLLFSSSSIFTRMIVSFAFALAGTIVFVKILKKVKVKNKVIIPLVGIMLGNIINSITTFFAYRHDLIQNVSSWLEGDFSMIISGRYELLYISIPLLTLAYFYANKFTVAGMGENFSKNLGLNYNRVVNIGLTIVALSTALVVIIVGRIPFLGLIIPNIVTIYSGDHLKKNLMTTALLGSVFLLFCDILGRVIIYPYEISIGLTVGVIGSIVFLYLVLRGDK from the coding sequence ATGAAGAATTTATATTTAGCTATAATTTTAGTAATATTAGCAATTCTATCCCTTTTTGTGGGAGTTAGTGAAATTAGTTTTTTAGATCTTTTTAATCTCACAGAAGATCAGGTAACAATCATGAAGGTTAGTCGTTTGCCAAGGTTGATCAGTATCATTGTTGCTGGAGCTAGTATGGCTATAAGCGGACTGATAATGCAGCAGATAACTCGCAACAAGTTTGTTTCACCAACTACAGCTGCCACTATGGACAGTGCTAGGCTGGGTGTTTTAGTTTCGTTGCTTTTATTTTCAAGTTCTAGCATATTTACTAGAATGATTGTTTCTTTTGCATTTGCTTTAGCTGGTACTATTGTGTTTGTAAAAATACTAAAAAAAGTAAAGGTCAAAAACAAAGTCATTATCCCTTTGGTAGGTATAATGTTAGGTAATATCATTAACTCTATCACTACGTTCTTTGCTTACCGACATGATCTAATACAGAATGTATCTTCTTGGTTAGAAGGAGATTTTTCTATGATTATAAGTGGTAGATATGAACTGTTGTATATCAGTATCCCCTTACTAACATTAGCTTATTTTTATGCCAATAAGTTTACAGTTGCGGGGATGGGAGAGAATTTTTCCAAAAACTTAGGTTTAAATTACAACAGAGTAGTAAATATAGGACTAACCATTGTGGCTCTATCCACTGCACTAGTAGTAATTATTGTGGGAAGAATACCTTTTTTAGGTCTTATAATCCCAAACATAGTCACTATCTATAGCGGAGACCATTTAAAGAAAAACCTCATGACTACTGCTTTATTAGGGTCGGTATTTTTATTATTTTGCGACATCTTAGGCAGAGTAATTATTTATCCCTACGAAATTTCTATTGGGCTTACCGTGGGAGTTATAGGCAGTATAGTATTTCTGTACTTAGTGCTAAGGGGGGATAAATAA
- a CDS encoding AraC family transcriptional regulator yields MAKQFFDLESASYMFEKELLDYINKGDTTKAVEIFNEFAMRFTGLTKNRLRGFKNNLIGLTSLISYQLIEQGVPAHCAKNKNQTYIQMIEDADSEKETIKIGVKFIIDYIHIVISQKQNKEYSSHIKKAVDFMHCHLEDELSLDKVSQYVNLNRSYFSSQFKKEMGVTFNQYLISLKIEKSKFYLVHSDKYIIDIAVKLGFNSQSYFCAIFKKNTGLSPKQFRNSHY; encoded by the coding sequence ATGGCAAAACAGTTTTTTGATTTAGAAAGTGCAAGCTATATGTTTGAGAAGGAATTATTGGATTATATTAACAAAGGGGATACTACTAAAGCGGTAGAGATATTTAATGAGTTTGCGATGAGATTCACCGGTTTAACGAAAAACCGACTGCGAGGATTCAAAAATAATTTAATAGGTTTAACTTCGCTAATCTCTTACCAGTTGATAGAACAAGGAGTTCCTGCCCACTGTGCTAAAAATAAAAATCAAACTTATATACAGATGATCGAGGATGCTGATTCAGAAAAAGAGACTATAAAAATAGGTGTAAAATTTATAATAGATTATATTCATATAGTCATATCCCAAAAACAAAATAAGGAATATAGCAGCCATATAAAAAAAGCTGTTGATTTTATGCACTGTCATTTAGAAGATGAATTAAGTTTGGATAAAGTTTCGCAATATGTAAATCTAAATAGGAGTTACTTTTCTAGTCAGTTCAAAAAAGAGATGGGAGTAACCTTTAATCAATACTTAATTAGTTTAAAAATAGAAAAAAGCAAATTTTACTTAGTCCATAGCGACAAATATATAATAGACATAGCAGTTAAGTTAGGATTTAACAGCCAAAGCTATTTTTGCGCTATATTTAAAAAAAACACGGGACTTTCTCCAAAACAATTTAGAAACAGTCATTACTAG